Below is a genomic region from Zea mays cultivar B73 chromosome 9, Zm-B73-REFERENCE-NAM-5.0, whole genome shotgun sequence.
TAATCTATTATTCAGGGATTTGGTAATGATTTTGTAACACACATTCAAAAGGTAAATTGGTCTAAATTTTTTTATTTTCATGGCATTATCTACCTTAGGAATCAAGGTGATCAGACCATAATTAAGTCTTTCAACATCCAACTTTCCTTTGGTAAAATCATCACacatgtcccaaatttctttcttattagtGTCCcaaaattcctagaaaattcagctGGGAGGCCATCAGGGCCTAGGGCACTATTATGCTTAAGATTGATCGCAACCTTATGAATCTCTTCTAAAGTAAATGGAACAGTAAGAGAATCTTTGTCTTCATCGCTAAGCCTCTTCATATTCATATTATACATATGAATGGTCGAAATATTAGAGGGTCCAAAAAGATTTATGTAATAGTCAGTGGCTAATTTATTAatatcctcctcatcctcaacgAGTCTCCCATTATCCATCAGGGCATGAATTTTCAAGCGCCTTCTGTTGCCATTTGCCCTTAGATGAAAATATTTAGTATTTTCATCTCCAGAGTTGATGTTTCTTTCTCTAGCAATTTACTTCATTTTTGTTTCTTCTTCAAGAAGAAGATTTTTAAGTTGAAGCTCATATTCCAATTTCTCCTCTTTTTCAACTTCTAAGAGAGTTCCAGTTTCACTTTGGATATCCAACTTATTTATTTTTTTGTTCAAGCATGTTTATTCTTCTCCTATTCTTTCCTTCTTCATTGATATTCCATCCTTTTAGAACTCTCTTAAGCCTTTTcacattttccttccatatgtcAATGCTTTTTTTTACTCAATCATTTATAACAACGTCTCTAAAGCCAGGTCTTAATTTCCAGCTGAGTTCATATCTAAACTCATGGGACCGATTACTTTTTTCCTCAGTGTGAAGGAGAAGGGGCATCTGGTCTGAAAGAGATCTATCAAGACCTCTTACCATGGCCTTATGATAGAGCAAATCCCATTCCGGGTTTACCAGAAACCTATCCAATTTTTCAAAAGCGGGGTTGCTTCTATTATTAGACCAAGTGTACAATCTGTCAGTAAGGTCTAGCTCCATTAAACCATACATTTCAATGATCGAGTTGAAGAGAAGACTCCATTTATTCAAAGACCTAGGTTTGTTTTTCTCTTTAGATTTTCTAATGAGATTAAAATCACCACAAAAAATAGCAGGACCCTTGCATTTGGAGCAGGTTGCAGAGAATTCACATAGAAAATTTTCTTTATTTTCAATTTGAGCTGCGCCATACATTGATGAAATTCCAGGAAATATTTTTGTATTTGTGGAGAATCAAACAGTTAATCATAAACTCACTAACATCATGACTAATAATCTCAAAAACGTCAGAATTAAGgacctgtttggttcgtggctaactgtgccacactttgcctaagattAGCCGTCCAAATCGAAGAACTAGCctcaggcagaaaagttaggcaaattgTGACAAGTTAGGTAGTAAACCAAACAGGCTTTAAAACCGACCAATAGCTCACCAGATCTACCTCTGTGGGGAGAAGAAATCCAAGTGAATTTTTATTAGGACTTAAAGCATCAATCCAGTTTTGATCAGAGTTTTTCTTTTTGTCTCTTGAAGACCAATGAAATCAACTTTAAACCTGTTAATGAGTTGCTGCAGAAACTCAAACTTTCCTGTTTTCACTAAACCCTGACAATTTCATATGACTTCACTAAACGCCTGGTCTCGTTTGCGCTCGTTCTCACATGAGCTTAGTCGAGTTCTTTATTGCCGTCTCAAAAATGATGCAACCATGTTTTTTAGCTCATTTCATGGCTGAAAACTAAGTTCTGAAACATCAACTGTAATATTTGGCACAATAGGATTCAGAAGTAAAAAAGTCATTCAGATTTGGGATTTTATTTCATCACGTAAATGAAAGAATCCATTCCTCCACATCCAGGGAACAAGATACAGAGTAAACTACCAACATTTACTTCGTTTCTTTCAGAAGGGAACGTGTTCTTGTTATCATCTACATATATGAAGTTGGCAATTACAAACAATGAAACTGTGCAGAATCGTTCACCCCACATAGTGCTTCACTCATTTGTAGTACTCGAACCGTGGTGTTGAGAAATCCTGCTTTTGTATTCTTCTACCATGCATCAACATCTGGGTGACGCAATGCCAAAACCGCTGCATTCACATGGGAAAATGTAAAAGTGGTGACATGTAATTCTGAATAAGGTATTCAGTGACAAGATCAACAGATTAGTTGACAGGTGAAGAAACTGAAATGTCTGAACAGTGAATCAAAGTATTGACACAAATGAATTTCTTGAAGTTACGAGGTGGCTAGTGAATGGAAATGTGGCAactgttttttttttttgaaatggaCAGTTAAGATTCAGTAAGAACACAAGATGGATCAGTGTAAGAGAATCCAATAATTTCTATATTCAGAGAAAATACTGAAATCACAACTATAAAAGAGTAAATTGAAAAGACCCTGAAATTATTTCCATCAATCTGTTCTCTGTTTTTATAGTGCTCCAAATTAGTCTCAATCGAACAAAGCATACTTTCTTTCTCAAAAATTTGATCCACCCACATGTCTCGAATGAGAACCCTAAAACCCAAGAAGACTGTGCTATAATTCAGCAGCTATATATTAAAACATCTCAATAGCAGACAATAGGCAAGTTACTGTTCCATTGTCATCGGATCTACTGAACAAGTGAGTTGCAGCAACAAGTTTACTGATCTCTCACAACTAATTTTCAAAACTACAGAACAGGAGCAGGAGTGAGCATATGAGCAATGGATACGCTATAAGAATTAAAGCTAGTGTGTTTATTGTCATCGTCTAATCAACTGAACAACATTCATGAGATATCAATCACATAACAAGCAAGTTCTACACAAAGTGTTGAAAAAAAAAACTACAAAGCTCTCACCCGGTGACATGGTGGTGAGGACAATGATCTCCATGTCACTATCGTTGGAAGGCAGATCGATGACCAAAGGGGTCAGCCGCCCTTGGGAGCCGGCCCGCACGCATAGCGTGATGCAGTCGGCCGGTTCCTTGAGCAGCTTCGCTAGGTCGGCTCTCAGTTGCAACAAGCAGTTGCCGTAGAATAACCAGCATCCCCTGGAGCGTGGGTTGACGTTCCCGTGATCATCTGCCCGCATGTATATGATCCCCCGCGCCAGATATCCAGAAGTGACAAATGGACACTAGTCGTTAAGAACCAAAACAAGCAGTTGCAATGAGAACAAAATGTTCAGACCTAGATAACCAATCctaaaaaaagaagaaagaaactgataaaaaagaagaagaaagaaactgCACAATGCGCTCAACTAAGATTCTAAGAAGTAAGAAGGGCCCCATGATTTTATAAGACCACCTACATTATTAAGGACATTCCTCAAGAAGGATTGCAAGTTTTGGATGTCAGGTACAATATGAGAACCTAGTCACCCCCTAAAGCGAACCAAATGAGGAGCAAGAGGTCTACAAAAACCAGTCCGGCCAACAGAACATAGACTTCTGAACCGAAGTAGTAGTGATCCTGGCACGAGATGCACAAAGAATTGCATCATCATCAGTAGCAACGGAGGAAAATCTGGCGAAATGTAACAAGAATCGCGCCAAGGGCTGTAAAAGATTTGCGAAACCGACAGATTCCATGAACTCTACTCAAATCAACGCGAAGAATTGCAAGGAGAGTAGAGTAGGGGACGGCGAGCTCACGTCAGTTGGGAGGTGAATGACTGGTGGTTCTGGTCTCACGGGAATTTCCTCAACCGTCCAATGTATAGTGGTGCCGTAATTGACCGGGTGATAGATGTCGCCGACGACGAAGGCGTGACCGAAGAGGAGCATGTTCGAGGGGCTGGAGCGGAGGACACGGTAAGTGGCGTGGAATATGACGGCGTGGAGGTTGTCCGCAGAGGCAATCACCCAGAGGACGTCGTCCTGCATCGGGGTCTCGTAGACGCCCTGGAACGTGTGGTTCACTTGGTGACTATGACCGGGGTAGATCGGCGACGTCTCGCGCGAGAGGGTGAGGTACCGGCCGTAGGCGGCGCTGCGGAAGAGGATGTAGTTGAGGTTGCGGTCGGCGCGCAGGATCCGGTGCAACTGCCACACCGTTTGCAGGCAGGCGCGGTGCGGCTTCAGGACGACGGCCGCGCCGTCCTCGTGGGCGTAGAGGTACATGCCGTACGTGCGGTTCCGCAGCCGCACGAACGCCTGATCGGGTAACAAGCAACCCATCGCCCGCGGCGGCTGGAGGCCGACGACGGCGACGGGGGCGGGTTTCTCGCGCGCAGGTGTTCGTTGCTTTTCTGCACCGAACGAGGAGGGCCCGGGGTATTCCAACTTTTGAAGTTCGAAGAGATGGCAGATTGCTAGGCGTAGTAAGTCAGATTACTCTATATATATTTTCTTATGAATCCTAACACACCTGGTTTTTCAGACATTGTCTTTCTGATCCTAGTTTTCAGTCATGACCTGAATAAAATCATGCCTGTATCGTCATTTGTTTCCTGAAGATCCCTATTACTTTTTCATCAAACCGATGGAACTTTATGTTCAGAAAGGTCATGTGTATTCTTTTGATATGAAGTTGACGGTTAACGTTGGACAACCCAGTTGTGAACTGTTGGACGATGCTCCCAATCTACTGAACTTACTGTTCAGCCATACATGAAAACAGAGCACCATTTTACTGAGCTTCTATGATTACTATTGAACTATAAAAATGTTCCCAAATACTTGCAGTAGTAATCTACTTATGTGCATATCATAGTATCAAAATCCATGCATTGCAGATTGTGACTTGCAGGCGCAATGGGAGTGTCATCTGGAAGTTCTTTTTCTCATATTTGGGTCTAATAAAATCATCTGAATATTGTCAGAAAATACTTAGACTATATTTTTTTTTGCAGTGATTCTTCCCTCAAACTGGCTAATTCTATTGGTTCTGCTATTTGCTATAAGCACCGGCTTAACAACAACTGGTTCCATTGATCGTATGAATTCGTGAAAACATCCGTTATAATCCTGGAAGAAATTCTTGAAGCCTATTTTTGGACAGCGAATGAATGAAGTTGATGACTCAATGTTCTACTTAATTAATTGCTTGCCCGGTGGTTATTATTTCTTCCGGTATGTCTCATTCTAGTGTGTAAGGTGAGATGCAGCACGACAGCTCCTCCCACCTCTGTGCAAGTGTAAACATAAGATGACATCTGCACTTTTAGCTTGGAACTAGACGATAAGTTGAATTGTAGATAAGTTGAATTGTACGTACAATCTTGTTCTTCATGTGCCTATTTCTTATTCTCAAAATTACTTTACATTACCTTATTTACATATTTCTTGTATTTACGTGTTTTAATTTTTCAGTAGGTTCTACTTCTGCACTTGGAACCATCAACAAAGAGTTAAAGAGTAAAGATGTTATTCCACGATGACGTGTTTCATACATTATTTATCTTTACGTTATATTTTGTTGTAGATTTTTAATTGTTATTTTCTATTTTAGTATTGCATTGTATGGTTGTTTCCTTGAAACCACATTCACACTCATCTCTATAGCAATGAACGGACACTTTGTTATATCTTTTAAGTATGTAAACATCCAATATGAGTGATGCTAGCAAGAATATAGAATAACAATTAGTATTTTTACATATCTATGGattttatcatattgattccgtagtaacgcacgggcatatacctagtattTTCTTATTAATCCTAACACACCTGATTTTTCAGCTAGTGTCTTTCTGATCCTAGTATTCAGTCATGACCTGAATAAAATCATGGTTGTATCGTCATTTGTTTCCTGAAGGTCCCTATTACTTTTTCATCAAACTGATGGAACTTTATGTTCAGAAAGGTCATGTGTACAGTGCATTTTATCTATTCTTTGATTATTTGATATGAAGTTGACGGTTAACGTTGGACAACCCAGTTGTGAACTGTTGGACGATGCTCCCAATCTACTGAACTTACTGTTCAGCCATACATGAAAACAGAGCCCCATTTTACTGAGCTTCTATGACTACTATTGAACTATAAAATGTTCCCAAATATGTGGTTACATACATTACTACTTTTTTATTATCTGCTGCTTCCATCGAGTACAAGTTCGACCGGAATTGCATGTTGTTTTTTTCTCACCCAAGGGCAACGTCTCCGAGGCAACTCCATGACCTTTTGTTTAGTTCTGATATATGCTTTGTTCTCAGAGAGTGAATCCTTGCTAACCCTCCCTCTCGACGATGGACATCATCCCTGCCGTTCGGTGCGTGGAGTTCAGTTGATGCCATGAGACACACGCCTCAGAATGAGTTCTGTTTCCCGGTCGATCTCCAAAGAGCAGTGCTTGTAAAAATGTGTACATTTTGTCTTTGTTAATTGTTATTAGCCTGTAAAACTAGCAAATCCTTTTTGGTGCCAAGGACTGTGATACCTTCCTATACCAATGAGGAAAAATATCGTGTAACAATATTTAGTGCACTATCTTAACCGTCATCGATAAATGCTAAGCCAGGAATATCAACCCCACTGGGCGATCAGACGATTAGTTGTGATTAGGCGACGACCAGGACGATTAGTCGCCCCTGATCGAGCCTAATCGTCCCCTTAGTCATCCTATGTATTTGTAGGacatatatctctactacttattaaggctgcaatagTAGTCTATCATTCCATCATTCCATGTTCTGCCCATTCCTGTTCTGCAATTCTCATTTCTGGTTCTGCCTTTCCGATTCCCTCCTCACCGTGCACAGTCCATTCTCATGTTCTACCACCATTCTATATGTATAATTCTgattccccctccccgcaaagctcattcACATTCCCATTCCCCCGTACAGCCGACGCCTAGCTAAAAAAATACACATGGCCCCCAAGGGTATTCAAACCCACAACCTCTCAACAGTAGCTACTGCTACACCACATGTGTTTTTATGTCTACAACTATAACAGAAaccacatctactacatctctccccaagcccacaagctacaatgcgtagtagtagataagtatcaccgagattcttgaattatatttttggatggaggaagtagtatttaaagaagagtctttcatgcaatttcttttgtttaaataatgttttcaacttaaattccttttttttgcatgtgtgacatttattcttcataatattttttctatggatctgacttgtgagtcatttttataaaccaacgccaaacatgaatccatatttcttacttgaaaaccccgaacaaacacc
It encodes:
- the LOC100278603 gene encoding uncharacterized protein LOC100278603 (The RefSeq protein has 1 substitution compared to this genomic sequence), which produces MGCLLPDQAFVRLRNRTYGMYLYAHEDGAAVVLKPHRACLQTVWQLHRILRADRNLNYILFRSAAYGRYLTLSRETSPIYPGHSHQVNHTFQGVYETPMQDDVLWVIACADNLHAVIFHATYRVLRSSPSNMLLFGHAFVVGDIYHPVNYGTTIHWTVEEIPVRPEPPVIHLPTDCPFVTSGYLARGIIYMRADDHGNVNPRSRGCWLFYGNCLLQLRADLAKLLKEPADCITLCVRAGSQGRLTPLVIDLPSNDSDMEIIVLTTMSPAVLALRHPDVDAW